Proteins co-encoded in one Prescottella sp. R16 genomic window:
- a CDS encoding ABC transporter substrate-binding protein has product MNIEAIAQAQPDLIIGGGQGFTAILAEKAYDQLSAIAPTVLVPSTVNTWQEQLAEVADIAGESDKVDGLMQAYEDKVAEVKDAITVPGAPVSYLLSLGTNEPAFIPQTAALPTLLESVGFRPDDVLTKANDPALYGSGDSFIISSELLGRVGDAPVMFVVPVAGRSLAELKQDPLYTALPAFTSGTVYELPATSYRPDYDGVMATLDQIREMFAGR; this is encoded by the coding sequence TTGAACATCGAGGCCATCGCGCAGGCACAGCCCGACCTGATCATCGGCGGCGGACAGGGATTCACCGCGATCCTCGCCGAGAAGGCGTACGACCAGCTGTCGGCGATCGCGCCGACCGTCCTCGTCCCGTCCACCGTCAACACGTGGCAGGAACAGCTCGCCGAGGTCGCCGACATCGCCGGGGAGAGCGACAAGGTCGACGGCCTGATGCAGGCGTACGAGGACAAGGTCGCCGAGGTGAAGGATGCGATCACCGTGCCCGGCGCGCCCGTGTCCTATCTGCTGTCGCTGGGCACGAACGAGCCCGCGTTCATCCCGCAGACCGCCGCCCTGCCCACCCTGCTGGAGTCGGTCGGGTTCCGGCCCGACGACGTGCTCACCAAGGCGAACGATCCGGCACTGTACGGGTCCGGTGACTCGTTCATCATCAGCAGCGAACTGCTCGGACGGGTCGGCGACGCGCCCGTGATGTTCGTGGTGCCGGTCGCGGGCCGCAGCCTCGCCGAACTGAAGCAGGATCCGCTGTACACCGCCCTGCCCGCGTTCACGAGCGGCACGGTGTACGAACTCCCCGCCACCAGCTACCGCCCCGACTACGACGGCGTCATGGCGACCCTGGACCAGATCCGGGAGATGTTCGCCGGACGGTAG
- a CDS encoding phosphopantetheine-binding protein produces the protein MQFEIGKDHTVLTREAVVSDIATALDRSPESIGDELNLLDEGLDSIRIMGLVERWRSAGAPDVDFPTLAADPTVAHWVSVALGEY, from the coding sequence ATGCAGTTCGAGATCGGAAAGGACCACACTGTGCTCACCCGCGAGGCCGTCGTATCGGACATCGCCACCGCCCTGGACCGGTCGCCGGAGTCGATCGGCGACGAGCTGAATCTGCTCGACGAAGGACTGGACTCCATCCGGATCATGGGACTCGTGGAACGATGGCGGTCCGCGGGGGCACCGGACGTCGACTTCCCGACACTCGCCGCCGATCCGACCGTGGCGCACTGGGTTTCCGTCGCGCTCGGCGAATACTGA
- a CDS encoding siderophore-interacting protein: MAATAREVEVFPICIREVEVLRVEDVTPGMRRVIVGGPAMDGHVRDGVALPPVRTTGFDDDVKLLPADPRTGTLPFEMPRNAGDGTVDWPAGSFQYSRTYTVRRFDPDTREMAIDFAAHEGGLASDWAARVQPGETILMAGPKHSSSLPRDVEWMLIAGDETALPAIAHCLEQLPSDLPATVVIEVAEPAHRQELKSDAPVDVTWLYRSENGGESRLADAVRGAPWRPGRPYLWVAGEATTIKPLRRWAKQDRELDKQYVEITGYWRHREAAGPVAAVVAAQESPDAVLHEMSELLPPFAIRTAVTVGMFAAIDGGAGTAAAVAAECGTHPGATAKLLRHLALMDLVAVDDGELTLTDMGSILADQDTFASQALHFDKIHTRLDTAFLGLLDTVRTGVPASGHGFADKQAEPGFADDFHEEAAFGAVYRAPALPDAVDLDGVRTVAIYGEGAGVYADTLARLRPDLDITLVGLPALVGRNLADVAETRRDRIGRIDGSEFTALADPVDLIVAVEVIDRHPDADARLLLDVLGASARRVVLVTDLLDPDTTDDHDTEADLLALCLYGSGVRTETELAALITEAGCGTPRFGSLGWGSTVVEFTGTR; the protein is encoded by the coding sequence ATGGCTGCGACCGCCCGTGAGGTCGAGGTTTTTCCGATCTGCATCCGCGAGGTCGAGGTCCTGCGGGTCGAGGACGTCACCCCCGGCATGCGCCGGGTGATCGTCGGCGGCCCGGCGATGGACGGCCACGTCCGCGACGGTGTCGCGCTGCCGCCGGTGCGCACCACCGGATTCGACGACGACGTCAAACTCCTGCCCGCCGACCCGCGCACCGGCACACTGCCGTTCGAGATGCCGCGCAACGCCGGCGACGGCACCGTCGACTGGCCGGCCGGCTCGTTCCAGTACAGCCGGACGTACACGGTGCGCCGCTTCGACCCGGACACCCGCGAGATGGCCATCGACTTCGCCGCGCACGAGGGTGGGCTGGCATCGGACTGGGCGGCACGCGTGCAACCGGGGGAGACGATCCTCATGGCCGGGCCCAAGCATTCGTCGAGCCTGCCGCGGGACGTCGAATGGATGCTGATCGCCGGCGACGAGACGGCACTGCCCGCGATCGCGCACTGCCTCGAGCAGTTGCCGTCCGACCTGCCCGCGACGGTGGTGATCGAGGTCGCCGAACCCGCACACCGGCAGGAACTGAAATCCGATGCACCGGTGGACGTCACCTGGCTCTACCGGTCCGAGAACGGCGGCGAGTCGCGGCTGGCCGACGCCGTGCGGGGCGCCCCGTGGCGTCCCGGCCGGCCGTACCTGTGGGTCGCGGGCGAGGCCACGACGATCAAGCCGCTGCGCCGGTGGGCGAAACAGGACCGGGAACTCGACAAACAGTACGTCGAGATCACCGGCTACTGGCGCCACCGCGAGGCCGCCGGCCCGGTCGCCGCGGTCGTCGCAGCGCAGGAGAGCCCCGACGCGGTGCTGCACGAGATGTCGGAACTGTTGCCGCCGTTCGCGATCCGCACCGCTGTGACGGTCGGGATGTTCGCGGCGATCGACGGTGGGGCCGGCACAGCCGCGGCGGTCGCCGCCGAATGCGGCACCCATCCCGGTGCGACGGCGAAGCTGCTGCGACATCTCGCGCTCATGGATCTGGTGGCGGTGGACGACGGCGAGCTCACGCTCACCGACATGGGATCGATTCTGGCCGACCAGGACACGTTCGCGAGCCAGGCACTGCACTTCGACAAGATCCACACCCGGCTCGACACCGCATTCCTGGGACTGCTCGACACGGTCCGCACCGGAGTACCCGCCTCCGGTCACGGTTTCGCCGACAAGCAGGCCGAACCCGGTTTCGCCGACGACTTCCACGAGGAGGCCGCGTTCGGGGCCGTGTACCGGGCGCCGGCACTGCCGGACGCGGTCGACCTCGACGGCGTGCGGACGGTCGCGATCTACGGGGAAGGCGCCGGCGTCTACGCCGACACCCTCGCCCGGCTGCGACCGGACCTCGACATCACGCTCGTCGGGTTGCCGGCGCTGGTGGGCCGCAACCTCGCCGACGTCGCGGAGACCCGCCGCGACCGCATCGGACGGATCGACGGCAGCGAGTTCACCGCACTCGCCGACCCCGTCGACCTGATCGTCGCGGTCGAGGTGATCGACCGGCATCCCGACGCCGACGCCCGACTGCTCCTGGACGTGCTCGGTGCGTCCGCCCGCCGGGTCGTGCTCGTCACCGACCTGCTCGACCCCGACACCACCGACGACCACGACACCGAAGCCGACCTGCTCGCCCTGTGCCTGTACGGCTCCGGTGTGCGCACCGAAACGGAACTGGCCGCACTGATCACCGAAGCAGGCTGCGGAACGCCACGATTCGGATCACTCGGCTGGGGATCGACGGTCGTGGAATTCACCGGGACGCGCTGA
- a CDS encoding response regulator, whose protein sequence is MIRVLVVEDEPLIAAAHRTYVERVDGFAVAAVVHTARDAIRVVTEAAVAETPIDLVLLDIGLPDASGLDLAAALSNLHPAPGIIAVTSARDLDVVRTAVARGVVLYLLKPFTFAALRDKLEHYREFRAALPTGGTAASQREIDRAMAVLRTADERATTPKGVAPQTVDRIASCVRDTGRALTAAEVASAVGVSRVTAWRYLERLADDGVLARHTEYGRAGRPQVRYTWVAAGR, encoded by the coding sequence ATGATCCGGGTGCTGGTCGTGGAGGACGAGCCGCTGATCGCGGCGGCGCACCGCACGTATGTGGAGCGGGTCGACGGGTTCGCTGTCGCCGCGGTGGTGCACACGGCGCGGGACGCGATCCGGGTCGTCACCGAGGCCGCGGTGGCTGAGACGCCGATCGATCTGGTGCTGCTCGATATCGGCCTGCCGGATGCGAGCGGGCTCGATCTGGCTGCGGCGCTGTCGAATCTGCATCCCGCACCGGGGATCATCGCGGTGACGTCGGCGCGGGATCTGGACGTGGTGCGGACGGCGGTGGCCCGCGGGGTGGTGCTGTATCTACTCAAGCCGTTCACGTTCGCGGCGTTGCGCGACAAGCTCGAGCACTATCGGGAATTCCGGGCGGCACTGCCGACGGGTGGGACGGCAGCGAGTCAGCGCGAGATCGATCGGGCGATGGCGGTGTTGCGTACCGCGGACGAGCGGGCGACCACACCGAAGGGGGTCGCCCCACAGACGGTCGACCGGATCGCATCGTGCGTGCGGGACACGGGCCGCGCTCTGACGGCGGCGGAAGTGGCGTCCGCCGTGGGGGTTTCACGCGTCACCGCGTGGCGGTATCTCGAGCGTCTCGCCGACGACGGTGTGCTCGCCCGCCACACCGAATACGGCCGGGCCGGCCGCCCCCAGGTGCGATACACCTGGGTGGCGGCCGGGCGGTGA
- a CDS encoding sensor histidine kinase gives MPYTRPHRPLSVARQLLVLQLIVLALVTAAVAGLAVFDERRDSDEATRRTVTSIAETLALSESTVAALRGPDPSAVLQPEVEKIRAATGTDFIVVMAPDRTRFTHPDPALIGKPFEGHVERALAGETSTETYTGSLGPSIRAVVPILDDGRLLGMVSVGVTRERVGEQFTEGLPSLLGVVAVAAVLAALGAAVVNRRLRRQTLGLDPDQLRRLYEHHEAVLGSIGEGLIVFGRRRGGRVRVDVVNEEARRLLWLPEGPITVDQLPKTLRPDGPDDAGEQDEVHVTADRVLVVGRSPVLWDGRRIGTVVTIRDHTELQTALGELDSTRSVAETLRAQAHEYANRLHTIVTLVELGRHDEAVAFTTAELSTSQQLIDRLMAAVHEPALAALLLGKVSEAAQQGVELTVTEDTALGSAGPLSPLELVTVTGNLIDNAIDAARAAATNDETPWVEVTATEENSQLVLRVADSGPGMGPETLSRALNRGYSTKPVNGRPALQRGLGLALVAQVVTRHGGRLRTEPSLAGMLVVEIPLSPDRSAGGAR, from the coding sequence GTGCCCTACACCCGTCCGCATCGACCGCTGAGTGTCGCCCGTCAGCTGCTGGTGCTGCAGCTGATCGTGTTGGCGCTGGTCACGGCGGCGGTGGCGGGGCTGGCGGTGTTCGACGAGCGCCGCGACTCGGACGAGGCGACACGCCGGACGGTGACGAGCATCGCAGAGACGCTCGCGCTGTCGGAGTCGACGGTCGCCGCGTTGCGCGGCCCCGATCCGTCGGCGGTGCTGCAGCCGGAGGTCGAGAAGATCCGGGCGGCGACGGGCACCGACTTCATCGTGGTCATGGCCCCGGACCGCACCCGGTTCACGCATCCGGATCCGGCGCTGATCGGTAAACCGTTCGAGGGGCATGTCGAGCGGGCGCTGGCGGGTGAGACGTCCACCGAGACGTACACGGGGTCGTTGGGCCCGTCGATCCGCGCGGTGGTCCCGATCCTCGACGACGGCCGCCTGCTGGGCATGGTGTCGGTGGGGGTGACGCGGGAGCGGGTCGGTGAGCAGTTCACGGAGGGGCTGCCGTCGCTGTTGGGGGTGGTGGCGGTCGCGGCGGTGCTGGCCGCCCTGGGGGCGGCGGTCGTGAACCGGAGGCTGCGCCGGCAGACGCTCGGTCTGGACCCGGACCAGTTGCGGCGGCTGTACGAACACCACGAGGCGGTGCTGGGGTCGATCGGTGAGGGCCTGATCGTGTTCGGGCGCCGCCGGGGCGGCCGGGTGCGGGTCGACGTCGTCAACGAGGAGGCCCGGCGGCTGCTGTGGCTGCCCGAGGGGCCGATCACGGTCGACCAGTTGCCGAAGACGCTACGGCCGGACGGCCCGGACGACGCCGGCGAGCAGGACGAGGTGCACGTGACGGCGGACCGGGTACTGGTGGTGGGCCGCTCCCCCGTGCTGTGGGACGGACGGCGCATCGGCACCGTCGTCACGATCCGGGATCACACCGAGTTGCAGACAGCGCTCGGGGAGCTCGATTCGACACGCAGTGTCGCCGAGACGCTCCGGGCACAGGCCCACGAGTACGCGAACCGGCTGCACACGATCGTGACACTGGTCGAGTTGGGCCGGCACGACGAGGCGGTCGCGTTCACGACCGCGGAGTTGTCGACGTCGCAGCAGTTGATCGACAGGCTGATGGCGGCGGTGCACGAGCCGGCGCTGGCGGCGCTGCTGTTGGGGAAGGTGAGCGAGGCCGCGCAGCAGGGCGTCGAGTTGACGGTCACCGAGGACACGGCCCTGGGGTCGGCGGGCCCGTTGAGTCCGCTGGAGTTGGTGACGGTGACGGGCAACCTGATCGACAATGCGATCGACGCGGCCCGAGCGGCGGCCACGAACGATGAGACTCCGTGGGTGGAAGTAACTGCGACGGAGGAGAATTCACAGCTGGTGCTGCGGGTGGCGGACAGTGGCCCCGGAATGGGTCCGGAGACACTGAGCCGGGCGTTGAACCGCGGCTATTCGACGAAACCGGTGAACGGCCGGCCCGCCCTTCAGCGCGGTCTGGGTCTGGCGCTGGTGGCGCAGGTCGTGACCCGCCACGGCGGCCGGTTGCGGACCGAGCCGTCGTTGGCGGGCATGCTGGTGGTCGAGATTCCGTTGTCCCCGGACCGCAGCGCAGGTGGTGCCCGATGA
- a CDS encoding cation:dicarboxylate symporter family transporter, with translation MSTSAPGKLSAAQPTLQPADPGRKRDRTHWLYIGVIVAVVGGILVGWLAPDTGKSFGVLGTMFVDLIKMMISPVIFCTIVLGIGSVRAAASVGKIGGLALTYFLGMSTVALGVGLLVGNLISPGGGLDIAGTSGAGAVYAEKAHAAGGTMDFIASIIPTSLLSALTEGSVLQTLFVALLVGFGLQALGKQGEPILRGVGYAQKLVFKILTMILWLAPVGAFGAMANVVGQTGLSAVVQLAALMLGFYLTCLIFVFGVLGSLLRVFAGVSVFKLVRYLAREYLLIFATSSSESALPRLIAKMEHAGVERTTVGIVVPTGYSFNLDGTAIYLTMASIFIADAMHQPLSLTEQLSLLVFMIVASKGAAGVTGAGLATLAGGLQSHRPELLDGVGLIVGIDRFMSEARALTNFSGNAVATLLVGTWTKSVDAARVRDVLDGKLPFDESTMLDADDTADTDGTGVGADPTPAQPTPVRDERKLASA, from the coding sequence ATGAGCACGAGTGCACCGGGGAAGCTGAGCGCCGCGCAACCGACACTGCAACCCGCCGACCCCGGTAGGAAGCGGGACCGCACCCACTGGCTGTACATCGGTGTGATCGTCGCCGTCGTGGGCGGCATCCTCGTCGGCTGGCTCGCCCCCGACACCGGAAAATCGTTCGGTGTCCTCGGCACGATGTTCGTCGACCTCATCAAAATGATGATCAGCCCGGTCATCTTCTGCACCATCGTCCTCGGCATCGGATCGGTCCGCGCCGCCGCCAGCGTCGGCAAGATCGGCGGCCTCGCCCTCACCTACTTCCTCGGCATGTCGACCGTCGCGCTCGGCGTCGGCCTGCTCGTCGGCAACCTCATCAGCCCCGGCGGCGGCCTCGACATCGCCGGCACCTCCGGAGCCGGAGCCGTGTACGCCGAGAAGGCCCACGCCGCCGGCGGCACCATGGACTTCATCGCGTCGATCATCCCGACGTCGCTGCTGTCCGCGCTCACCGAGGGCAGCGTCCTGCAGACGCTGTTCGTGGCGCTGCTCGTCGGCTTCGGCCTGCAGGCCCTCGGCAAGCAGGGCGAACCGATCCTCCGCGGTGTCGGCTACGCCCAGAAGCTCGTCTTCAAGATCCTCACCATGATCCTGTGGCTCGCCCCCGTCGGCGCGTTCGGTGCGATGGCGAACGTCGTCGGGCAGACCGGCCTGTCCGCCGTCGTCCAGCTCGCCGCCCTCATGCTCGGCTTCTACCTGACCTGCCTGATCTTCGTGTTCGGTGTGCTCGGCAGCCTGCTGCGCGTCTTCGCCGGCGTCTCCGTCTTCAAGCTCGTGCGCTACCTGGCCCGCGAATACCTGCTCATCTTCGCGACGTCGTCCTCCGAGTCCGCGCTGCCGCGCCTCATCGCGAAGATGGAACACGCCGGCGTCGAACGCACCACCGTCGGCATCGTCGTCCCCACCGGCTACTCGTTCAACCTCGACGGCACCGCGATCTACCTCACCATGGCGTCCATCTTCATCGCCGACGCCATGCACCAGCCGCTGTCGTTGACCGAACAGCTGTCCCTGCTGGTGTTCATGATCGTCGCCTCGAAGGGTGCCGCGGGCGTCACCGGTGCCGGATTGGCCACTCTCGCAGGCGGTTTGCAGAGCCATCGCCCCGAACTCCTCGACGGTGTCGGCCTCATCGTCGGCATCGACCGGTTCATGTCCGAGGCCCGCGCGCTCACCAACTTCTCCGGCAACGCCGTCGCCACCCTCCTCGTCGGCACGTGGACCAAGTCCGTCGACGCCGCCCGCGTCCGCGACGTCCTCGACGGCAAGCTGCCGTTCGACGAGTCGACGATGCTCGACGCCGACGACACGGCCGACACCGACGGCACAGGGGTGGGCGCCGATCCGACCCCTGCACAGCCGACGCCCGTCCGGGACGAGCGGAAACTGGCCAGCGCCTGA
- a CDS encoding ABC transporter substrate-binding protein: protein MTSVKRRAGLGIGLVALMAASACGGTTDPSKTLTVTMWGGAAQRVHLQSYVNPWAKGAGVTVLEDSPTDYAKIGAQVQSGRVTWGVVEVEPNYAETACAEGTLTPLADEVVAAAAAAGIDPTFLGKCSIPNLLYSFTIAYNTKKFADRHPTTWAEFFDTERFPGKRGFWNYATGGMFEAALLADGVAPDRLYPLDIDRAFRKLDTIKKDIVFYDTGDEQAQLVASGEAPLVQAWSGRIDQAAMEGQPIANEWGQNLVSYDQVAVPTGYPNTDLAMDWMAHFLGDVDGQARDAERSLFAPVNPAALDKVPSDVAERLSTDPANVAKSAGTIDYRYWAEHYNEVTERLNAWVLS, encoded by the coding sequence GTGACCTCAGTGAAAAGGAGAGCCGGCCTCGGCATCGGGCTCGTCGCCCTGATGGCCGCGTCGGCCTGTGGCGGTACCACCGACCCGTCGAAGACGCTCACCGTCACGATGTGGGGCGGAGCCGCCCAGCGGGTACACCTCCAGAGCTACGTCAACCCCTGGGCCAAGGGCGCCGGTGTCACCGTCCTCGAGGACTCGCCGACCGACTACGCGAAGATCGGCGCACAGGTGCAGAGCGGCCGCGTCACCTGGGGTGTCGTCGAAGTGGAACCGAACTACGCCGAAACCGCCTGCGCCGAAGGAACCCTCACCCCGCTCGCCGACGAGGTCGTCGCCGCGGCCGCAGCCGCCGGAATCGACCCGACGTTCCTGGGGAAGTGCTCGATACCGAACCTGCTGTACTCCTTCACGATCGCCTACAACACCAAGAAGTTCGCCGACCGTCACCCCACCACGTGGGCCGAGTTCTTCGACACCGAACGCTTCCCCGGCAAACGTGGCTTCTGGAACTACGCCACCGGCGGCATGTTCGAAGCCGCACTCCTCGCCGACGGCGTCGCACCCGACCGGCTCTACCCCCTCGACATCGACCGCGCCTTCCGCAAACTCGACACCATCAAGAAGGACATCGTCTTCTACGACACCGGCGACGAACAGGCACAACTCGTCGCCAGCGGCGAGGCCCCGCTCGTCCAGGCCTGGAGCGGACGCATCGACCAGGCCGCGATGGAAGGCCAGCCGATCGCCAACGAGTGGGGACAGAACCTCGTCTCCTACGACCAGGTCGCCGTCCCCACCGGATACCCGAACACCGACCTCGCCATGGACTGGATGGCGCACTTCCTCGGTGACGTCGACGGACAGGCCCGCGACGCCGAACGCAGCCTGTTCGCCCCCGTCAACCCGGCCGCACTCGACAAGGTGCCCTCCGACGTCGCCGAACGACTGTCCACCGATCCCGCGAACGTCGCGAAGTCCGCCGGCACCATCGACTACCGCTACTGGGCCGAGCACTACAACGAGGTCACCGAACGACTGAATGCATGGGTGCTGTCGTGA
- a CDS encoding ABC transporter permease, giving the protein MGAVVTRILDTAPAPDSPPLPETTSGRRRRPRRPKFEFNGWALLLVPLLVFLAVVFVIPLILMFSKSFTDPTIGLGNYRAIWENPLYLKVLGNTFLVAGATTVVTVLLAFPYAYLMTLATPFWRTIMLVAVLVPFWTSLLVRSFALVLVLRDTGALNIGLESIGLIDEPLPLLRHLWGVLFGMVQITLPFAVLPLYATMRGIDRRLLLAAESLGARPSLAFVRVFVPLTLPGLFAGIVLVFIQALGYYITPALLGGPQNTMIGELIVQQISTVLRFGFAAALGVVLLASTLILLGIAGRFVDMKKYLMGQS; this is encoded by the coding sequence ATGGGTGCTGTCGTGACCCGGATCCTCGATACGGCGCCCGCGCCGGACTCCCCACCCCTGCCCGAGACGACATCCGGCCGCCGTCGACGTCCCCGGCGGCCGAAGTTCGAATTCAACGGCTGGGCACTGCTGCTCGTGCCGCTGCTCGTGTTCCTCGCCGTCGTGTTCGTGATCCCCCTGATCCTGATGTTCTCCAAGAGCTTCACCGATCCCACGATCGGGCTCGGGAACTACCGGGCCATCTGGGAGAACCCGCTCTACCTGAAGGTCCTCGGCAACACCTTCCTCGTCGCCGGCGCGACCACCGTGGTGACGGTGCTCCTCGCCTTCCCCTACGCCTACCTCATGACGCTCGCAACCCCGTTCTGGCGCACGATCATGCTCGTCGCCGTCCTCGTCCCGTTCTGGACGAGCCTGCTGGTCCGGAGCTTCGCACTGGTGCTCGTGCTGCGCGACACCGGCGCCCTCAACATCGGACTGGAATCGATCGGCCTGATCGACGAGCCGCTGCCGCTGCTCCGTCACCTGTGGGGAGTCCTGTTCGGCATGGTGCAGATCACGCTGCCGTTCGCGGTGCTCCCGCTGTACGCCACGATGCGCGGCATCGATCGACGACTGTTGCTCGCGGCCGAAAGCCTCGGCGCCCGACCGTCTCTCGCGTTCGTGCGAGTGTTCGTCCCACTGACCCTGCCCGGCCTGTTCGCCGGTATCGTGCTGGTGTTCATCCAGGCACTCGGTTACTACATCACCCCCGCACTGCTCGGCGGCCCGCAGAACACCATGATCGGCGAACTCATCGTCCAACAGATCAGCACCGTCCTGCGGTTCGGTTTCGCCGCCGCACTCGGTGTGGTCCTGCTCGCGAGCACCCTGATCCTGCTCGGTATCGCCGGCCGGTTCGTGGACATGAAGAAATACCTGATGGGGCAATCATGA
- a CDS encoding ABC transporter permease codes for MTRLLTRAGLILLVTLTVAYLILPVLVVIPMSFADSAFLTFPPKAFSTRWYQQLLDDPTWIASALVSLRVAVLSTICAVILGVLAALGLVRGRYPLRGPIAALLLAPIIVPYVIVGLAVYIVFLKIGLTETTLGFVLVHTALAVPYVTINVASSLVSFDRGLERAAQSLGSGPVSTFFRITFPNIAAGVFAGALFAFITSWDEVVSAIFLSGPQMTTLPVRIWSGVKVSVDPTVAAISGLTLFVIIGSFVLFGAMKLTRKAVRTFKYRDSVKVIGALP; via the coding sequence ATGACTCGACTACTCACCCGCGCCGGCCTGATACTGCTCGTCACCCTCACCGTCGCCTACCTGATCCTCCCGGTCCTCGTCGTCATCCCGATGTCCTTCGCGGACAGCGCTTTTCTGACCTTCCCGCCCAAAGCGTTCTCCACCCGCTGGTACCAGCAGTTGCTCGACGACCCCACCTGGATCGCCTCGGCCCTCGTCAGCCTCCGGGTCGCAGTCCTGTCCACGATCTGCGCGGTGATCCTCGGCGTGCTCGCGGCACTGGGGCTCGTCCGCGGCAGGTACCCGCTGCGCGGCCCGATCGCCGCGTTGCTCCTGGCGCCGATCATCGTCCCGTACGTGATCGTCGGCCTCGCTGTGTACATCGTGTTCCTGAAAATCGGGCTCACCGAGACCACCCTCGGGTTCGTCCTCGTCCACACCGCGCTCGCCGTGCCGTACGTGACGATCAACGTCGCCTCCAGCCTGGTGAGCTTCGACCGCGGCCTCGAACGCGCCGCACAGTCGCTCGGATCCGGGCCCGTCTCCACGTTCTTCCGCATCACCTTCCCGAACATCGCGGCCGGTGTCTTCGCCGGCGCCCTGTTCGCCTTCATCACCTCGTGGGACGAGGTCGTCAGCGCGATCTTCCTCTCCGGACCGCAGATGACCACCCTGCCGGTGCGCATCTGGTCCGGCGTGAAGGTCTCGGTGGATCCCACCGTCGCCGCCATCTCCGGACTGACCCTGTTCGTCATCATCGGATCGTTCGTCCTCTTCGGAGCAATGAAGCTGACCCGCAAGGCCGTTCGCACATTCAAGTACCGCGATTCCGTCAAAGTGATCGGAGCACTCCCGTGA
- a CDS encoding ABC transporter ATP-binding protein, producing MSISTPTAPRATTVTGAPITVTGISKTYGATTVLDNLDLEIRGGEFLTLLGASGSGKSTLLGIISGFIKPTAGTVEVAGRTLNRVPPHKRGFGVVFQNYSLFPHMSIADNVAFPLARHGWPKSEIGRSVAEALDLVQLGHLAARMPSELSGGQQQRVALARAIVFRPPVLLMDEPLGALDKLLREQLQLEIRRLHQELGITFVFVTHDQDEALAMSDRIALLRGGSIVQVGTPEELYERPNCRYAAEFVGASNIFRGTIDTAGFTEDGTAHRFRVPESPEIAARTGGAHSVMLRPERIGVVGAGEHVPGGRDGLDGVVEDTVYFGTNRQVQVRTPDGRLVLARTPVPHTADGVVPGAAVRMHWGVEDVVVLGS from the coding sequence GTGAGCATCTCGACCCCGACCGCCCCGCGTGCGACGACCGTGACCGGTGCGCCGATCACCGTCACCGGGATCAGCAAGACCTACGGTGCCACCACCGTGCTCGACAACCTCGACCTCGAGATCCGCGGCGGCGAATTCCTCACCCTCCTCGGTGCCAGCGGCTCCGGAAAATCCACCCTGCTGGGCATCATCTCGGGCTTCATCAAGCCGACAGCCGGCACCGTCGAGGTCGCCGGACGCACCCTGAACCGGGTGCCGCCGCACAAGCGCGGATTCGGCGTCGTCTTCCAGAACTACTCGCTGTTCCCGCACATGAGCATCGCCGACAACGTCGCTTTCCCCCTCGCCCGGCACGGCTGGCCCAAGAGCGAGATCGGACGCAGTGTCGCCGAAGCACTCGACCTCGTCCAACTGGGACACCTCGCAGCACGCATGCCGTCGGAACTCTCCGGTGGACAGCAGCAACGCGTCGCCCTCGCCCGCGCCATCGTGTTCCGCCCGCCGGTACTGCTGATGGACGAACCGCTCGGCGCCCTCGACAAACTCCTCCGCGAACAACTGCAACTCGAAATCCGGCGCCTGCACCAGGAACTCGGCATCACCTTCGTGTTCGTCACCCACGACCAGGACGAGGCCCTCGCCATGTCGGACCGGATCGCATTGCTGCGGGGCGGCTCCATAGTGCAGGTCGGCACTCCCGAAGAACTCTACGAACGCCCCAACTGCCGATACGCCGCCGAATTCGTCGGTGCCTCCAACATCTTCCGCGGAACCATCGACACCGCCGGCTTCACCGAAGACGGCACCGCACACCGGTTCCGCGTCCCGGAATCCCCGGAAATCGCAGCCCGCACCGGCGGAGCACATTCGGTGATGCTGCGGCCCGAACGCATCGGCGTGGTCGGTGCGGGGGAGCACGTGCCCGGTGGGCGCGACGGCCTCGACGGCGTCGTCGAGGACACTGTCTACTTCGGCACCAACCGCCAGGTCCAGGTACGTACCCCCGACGGCCGGCTCGTCCTCGCCCGCACCCCCGTGCCCCACACCGCGGACGGAGTCGTCCCCGGTGCCGCGGTACGCATGCACTGGGGTGTCGAGGACGTCGTCGTCCTCGGCTCCTGA